The following DNA comes from Bacteroidia bacterium.
CCTCGTGTCCCCAGTTTCCGCGCATACTTATACCTACCACCCCTTCTACGTCCATCCCGAACTGTATGCCGGGCACAAGCAACAGTACATCCATAAGATCCCTTGCGCCGGAATTGCGTATTTCTTCGGCTGTTATCAGGCTGATGATGTTGGGAGATTCCCGTGTGGAAAGCGGTTTTTTAGACGCCGCAGAGATCAATTCATTGATCAGCGTCTCCAGCTCACTGGGAACACCGTGCGCCTTCAGGTTCATTAGTTGTTCCAGCGACATCTCGTAAATGTCCAGACTGTCACTTTTAAGCGTATCCTGAGCGGTGATGCCCACGCTGAATAAAAGACCGAGTAGTACCGGTAAAAAGTGCTTATTCACGTTTCAAATGTAGGGTAAAAGGACTAAGATGAAAATTGATTCGACCAGTAGGGTGAATGATCCTACCAATGTGTGAATTCAATTGAGAAATTTGACTAATTTGCATCCAACGGCATGAGTTTCAGACTCTTTAATACCGGTTTTCCGGGCATCAACAGGGCGCTTCTGCTCATCATGCTGATCGTGGCAGTAAATGCGCTGATCAGCTATTTTACTATTCGTAAGAATAACTCGGAAGTTACACATCTTGTCAGTGTGATGAATCCATACCTGGAAGCACTGGATGAGTTTAACCTCATGACTACCGAAAGTAAAATGTATGCCACCAACTGGGTATATGTTCAGGTGGAAGAAAAGGATAAAGACAAACTGAAGTCCATTCATCAGACCGGTTACCCCCGCCTGAAATCAGTGCTGCTTGAACGGGTAGGAAATATCGGACGGGAAGGGGAGGAGCAGCGACTAAAATCCATCATGAAGGAATTCGAGAAGCTGATCATCGCCGAACAGTTGGTGATGGTGAAACTCTCTTCTTTTGACGAGTATGAGGATGCTACACGAAAATTCCAGGCAGAGGATATGATGGAATCCCAGATTATTCCCATGGCCGACACCATACGTACCCACCTGGAATCGCTGATTGGCAGCAACAGGTCGTTTGCAGAGAATAAGAAGAGCGAAGTTATTGCTTCCTCCAATTCATTGCGCATCACACTTATCTCCGTGTCGCTTGCTTTACTGGGAGCAGTTATACTGGGATTTCTGTTCATTTCCCGTTCTATCCGGAAACCGGTTTTGAAAATGAAGGAGGTGGTGGGTAATCTTTCGAAGGGCGAATTAACAGAAGGCCATCTCGCCGTGAGTAAGGATGTAATCGGGGAGATGACAGGTTCTATCAATATCCTTTCGGATAATTTCCGGAAGACTTCCGAGTTCGCCACCGAGATCGGGAAAGGAAATTTTGATGCAACGTTCGAGCTGTTGGGGAAAAATGATCAGCTGGGAAGCGCGCTCATGGGTATGAAGGAGAGCCTGAAGGCCTATTCCGAGGATCTGGAATCGCAAGTGGCCGAGCGCACCCGCGAGCTCCTCGAGAAAAGCGCAAAACTGGAACTGGCTTATGGTGAAATTCGTGATTCCATTCAGTACGCCAAACATATTCAGGAAGCTATTCTTCCTTCACGGGAACTGATAGACAGGATATTCCGGCAGTCGTTCATCTTCTATAAACCGAAAGATATTGTCAGCGGCGATTTTTACTGGTTCGCACAGAGAGAGGATGAAGTGGTAGTGGCTATTGTTGATTGTACCGGTCATGGTGTTCCGGGCGCATTAATGACGGTCATCGGAAGCTCCCTGCTTAATCAGATTGTGAATATTATGGGGATCACCGAACCCGGTCTTGTTCTCCGGAACCTGGACGAGAAAGTGATTGAAACGCTCAAACAACAGGGCGGCAATTTCAGTAACGACGGAATGGATCTGGCCCTGTTTCGTTATAATCTGTCGAGCGGGAAGATGGAGTTTGCGGGAGCCAAGCGATCCCTGTTTCATTTTACTGCAACGGATGTTAAGGAAATCAAGGGCGATAAATTCCCTATCGGTTCCACTCAGTATGGAGATCAGAAGCGGTTTACTACGCAGCCGGTCAATATCCGGGAAGGAGATGTGATCTATATGTTCTCGGATGGCTACCAGGATCAGTTTGGCGGCATGGCGGGAAAGAAATTTATGCTTAAGCGATTTAAAGAGATGCTGAAAGAGATTTACCGCATGAAGATGCCTGATCAGCTGCTGGTACTGGAACAGGAAAATGCACAATGGACCGGTAATTCGGAGCAAACGGACGATATCCTGGTGATGGGAATCCGGTTTTAGGCACGACTACTCTTTTCACTCGCTCAGCTTCCCACTACGCTCCCGTCATGCAGTGTAATGATCCGGTCTGTCTTCCGGGCGAAATCCATATCGTGTGTCACTACCAAAATGGTTTGCCTGAATTCGGTCTTAAGTTGCTGGAAAATATTAAACACGAGTTCCGTATTCTTCGAATCCAGGTTTCCTGTGGGTTCATCTCCGAAGATGATCAGCGGATCGTTAATCAGCGCCCGGGCAATGGCAACCCGTTGCTGCTGCCCTCCTGAAAGCTTGTTCGCCTTCTTCACAGCCTGATCCTTTAGTCCGAGTATGTCCAGCTTCTGCATGGCCCTTTCTGTAATCTCCTCCTCGCTGAATTTTCCGAGTTTCAAAGCGGGCAACATAACGTTTTCAAGTACGGTGAATTCATTGAGCAGGTAATGAAATTGGAATACAAAACCAATCTTTTCATTTCTCAGTTCAGAAAGGCGGTTCTTGCTGAGTTTGGAAAGATCTTCTTCTTCAAAATAGATACTGCCTTTATAATCGGTATCCAGGGTGGAAAGTACATACAAAAGAGTGGACTTACCGCTTCCGGAAGAGCCTACGATAGAGGCAAATTCTCCTTTTTCCACCGTAATGTTAATATCCTTCAGTGCCTGGAATTCCACAGGGTCATGAAAGAATTTGTCCAGGTGTTCTGTCCGAAGTAAACTCATTTTGCCCGGATAATATCAATGGCATCCACTTTGGAAGCTTTACGTGCTGGAATATAACCCGCTACTGCGGTTGCTATAAGACCAAACAGGTATGCAAATGCATAAAAAGCGGGTGTGGAATTGAAGGTGAGGTATTTCGTTGAAATAAAACCTTTGATATCCATCTCGATGCTCCCGATTACTTTTTGAAGGGTAAAGCCAAGCAGCAAACCCAGTAATCCTCCCACGATCCCGATAATCATGGATTCGGTAAGAAAAATTTTCATCACATCGCGGTCCTTATAACCGATGGCCTTGAGAATGGCGATGTCGGGAAGTTTTTCATAAATGATCATCATCAGAATATTAAATATTCCAAACCCTGAAACGATAAGAATGGATGCGATGATCAGATAGGTAACCATATTCTGGATCTTGAATACACTGAATACGTTCGCGTTCGCTTCTTTCCAGTCCATGGCACGGTAGCCAAACTTTTTTTCATAATGACGGGCAAGGATCTCCGCTTTGTCAATATCCTTCAGGCGAATGTTAATATCGGTAATATACGCCCCGTCTACCTGTAACAACTTCTGTGCATTGCGTAAATTGATATAAGCCCTCGATTTGTCCAGTTCGGTAAGCCCCGATCGGTTGATGCCTACCACTTTCATCTCCAGTGTTACTCCCAGCGGTGAAATAACCGTGATATTGTCTCCCATGTGCGCCGCCAGAAGGTCTGCCAGTCCCTCGCCGAGAATAATCCCGTTGGGAACTGTCTGCAGTTTCTGTGTGCTGCCCTGCACCATGTAATCCTCCACATTGAAGATTACATTCTCTTTCAGTATGTCAACCCCTGACACTCTCCCCGAAACCTGTGCAATTCCTACCTTGAATATCGCCTGTGAGCCCAGAAACGGTGATACGCCCAACACTTCCTTGTCTTTTTCAAGGATCTCCATAATCTGGTATCCGTCTTTTACCCGCGGCTGTTCTTCCTTAGGTTTCTGATTATTCACTACCTGCCAGGCCTTGCTTTGTGGTTCGTGAATGGAAAGAATGGAAGGACGGTTTTTTTTCGCTTCGTTATATAAGCGAACACTGGCGGTAGTGCTGATGGTCTGGTCAATGAATGTTTTTTGAAAGCCACTCATTAACCCTCCCTGGAAAATAAATATGGCGATCCCAAATGTTACACCCAGCATAGCCACAATGGTTTGCCTCCTCTTTGAAAGAAGATGCGTGAGGGCAATGCGCAGTACCGGGCTCTTTTTGTTCAAGGTTTTATGACCTCTGAGGTTTCTTCCAGGCCTGCAAGGATTTCCACAAACTGAAGATCCTCCGCACCCTTCTTCACCGTTACGGTATCACCGGAAGCTAAGATGACTTTTCCTGTGCCGAGCAGGCACTCGCGGGGAATCACCAGAATAGAAGTCTTGCGGGCCACAATAATATTTGCTTCCACACTCATGCCGGAGAAGATTTTCACTTCCGTTCCGGGATCTATTCCGGCAAGCACTTTGGAAGTTTTGTTGTTCTGGGATATGCGCGGGTAAATCTCCCGGATCTTTCCGGTGAAGGTCTTGTCTTTATAAGCGTCAATCATGTATAACACTTCCTGATCCTGTTCCAGCAGGGCAATGTCGGTTTCGTCAACGCTCAGTTCTACATAAAAACCGGTGGTGTTGCCGATCTCCAGTAATGCCAGTTGTGTTCCCACCAGCTCACCTTCTTTCGGTATCACATCATACACGGTGCCGTTTACACCTGAAACCAGTGTGTAATCGCTGCGATTCGATACCTGTGCATCGTACTGAACCTGCGCATTTTTAT
Coding sequences within:
- a CDS encoding ABC transporter ATP-binding protein; protein product: MSLLRTEHLDKFFHDPVEFQALKDINITVEKGEFASIVGSSGSGKSTLLYVLSTLDTDYKGSIYFEEEDLSKLSKNRLSELRNEKIGFVFQFHYLLNEFTVLENVMLPALKLGKFSEEEITERAMQKLDILGLKDQAVKKANKLSGGQQQRVAIARALINDPLIIFGDEPTGNLDSKNTELVFNIFQQLKTEFRQTILVVTHDMDFARKTDRIITLHDGSVVGS
- a CDS encoding efflux RND transporter periplasmic adaptor subunit gives rise to the protein MMTKQFLLFPLTILLLVSCGRKGEVITPVRRDLVQAVYASGKIFPENGYKVYSKLPGYVEKIHVKVGDSIRVGQALITIKSEVSELNVTAAKNLLELAGRNASDDSPLLKALKQDLASARAKYELDSVNYQRYQNLYKENAGSKLQLDASKTQFEISVQNYLKASNNFYATRDRLLTEYKNAQVQYDAQVSNRSDYTLVSGVNGTVYDVIPKEGELVGTQLALLEIGNTTGFYVELSVDETDIALLEQDQEVLYMIDAYKDKTFTGKIREIYPRISQNNKTSKVLAGIDPGTEVKIFSGMSVEANIIVARKTSILVIPRECLLGTGKVILASGDTVTVKKGAEDLQFVEILAGLEETSEVIKP
- a CDS encoding ABC transporter permease; this encodes MNKKSPVLRIALTHLLSKRRQTIVAMLGVTFGIAIFIFQGGLMSGFQKTFIDQTISTTASVRLYNEAKKNRPSILSIHEPQSKAWQVVNNQKPKEEQPRVKDGYQIMEILEKDKEVLGVSPFLGSQAIFKVGIAQVSGRVSGVDILKENVIFNVEDYMVQGSTQKLQTVPNGIILGEGLADLLAAHMGDNITVISPLGVTLEMKVVGINRSGLTELDKSRAYINLRNAQKLLQVDGAYITDINIRLKDIDKAEILARHYEKKFGYRAMDWKEANANVFSVFKIQNMVTYLIIASILIVSGFGIFNILMMIIYEKLPDIAILKAIGYKDRDVMKIFLTESMIIGIVGGLLGLLLGFTLQKVIGSIEMDIKGFISTKYLTFNSTPAFYAFAYLFGLIATAVAGYIPARKASKVDAIDIIRAK
- a CDS encoding SpoIIE family protein phosphatase, encoding MSFRLFNTGFPGINRALLLIMLIVAVNALISYFTIRKNNSEVTHLVSVMNPYLEALDEFNLMTTESKMYATNWVYVQVEEKDKDKLKSIHQTGYPRLKSVLLERVGNIGREGEEQRLKSIMKEFEKLIIAEQLVMVKLSSFDEYEDATRKFQAEDMMESQIIPMADTIRTHLESLIGSNRSFAENKKSEVIASSNSLRITLISVSLALLGAVILGFLFISRSIRKPVLKMKEVVGNLSKGELTEGHLAVSKDVIGEMTGSINILSDNFRKTSEFATEIGKGNFDATFELLGKNDQLGSALMGMKESLKAYSEDLESQVAERTRELLEKSAKLELAYGEIRDSIQYAKHIQEAILPSRELIDRIFRQSFIFYKPKDIVSGDFYWFAQREDEVVVAIVDCTGHGVPGALMTVIGSSLLNQIVNIMGITEPGLVLRNLDEKVIETLKQQGGNFSNDGMDLALFRYNLSSGKMEFAGAKRSLFHFTATDVKEIKGDKFPIGSTQYGDQKRFTTQPVNIREGDVIYMFSDGYQDQFGGMAGKKFMLKRFKEMLKEIYRMKMPDQLLVLEQENAQWTGNSEQTDDILVMGIRF